A genomic segment from Rubrobacter tropicus encodes:
- a CDS encoding hemolysin family protein, giving the protein MDEVVSSGVRISAALILVLLNGLFVAAEFAFVRIRSTQVDRLVAERKPSAGLVKVARQKLDQYLAVCQLGITICSLGIGALAEPAIADLIEPWLGTLGVPDALLHPIALTIALSIASFLHVVFGELAPKTFAIQKAEGTSLFVAPFMRFFYYLLLPFTVVFNGTANAITGALGVAPASESDETHSEQEIRQLIAQSTRQGVLEHDEEEMIEGIFELEDTPVREIMVPRPDVAVLPAGMGLEELFAVAAEGHHTRYPVQEDDSPDRVLGMVHVKDVLRAVRAEGPGARVTARDLVREVLTVPESRRVSDVLRDLRQREIRVAIVIDEWGSFEGLVTVEDIVEEIVGELRDEFDEEEPLVREIADGYRMDGRTPIGVVNEVLDSELASEEFETVGGFVFGQLGHAPSVGDEVRLDGHLLRVEEVDGARIVSVAARRNPG; this is encoded by the coding sequence TTGGACGAGGTAGTCTCTTCTGGCGTAAGGATCTCCGCGGCCCTGATCCTGGTCCTGCTGAACGGGCTGTTCGTGGCCGCCGAGTTCGCCTTCGTCAGGATACGCTCGACGCAGGTTGACCGGCTGGTCGCGGAGCGCAAGCCTTCCGCCGGCCTCGTCAAGGTGGCCCGCCAGAAGCTCGACCAGTACCTCGCCGTCTGCCAGCTGGGCATCACGATCTGCTCGCTCGGCATCGGCGCCCTCGCCGAGCCTGCCATAGCAGATCTCATAGAGCCGTGGCTCGGCACCCTGGGCGTACCCGACGCCCTGCTTCACCCCATAGCCCTCACGATAGCCCTCTCCATTGCCTCGTTCTTGCACGTGGTCTTCGGGGAGCTCGCGCCCAAGACCTTCGCCATCCAGAAGGCCGAGGGGACCTCGCTGTTCGTCGCCCCCTTCATGCGGTTCTTCTACTACCTGCTCCTGCCCTTCACCGTGGTCTTCAACGGGACCGCCAACGCCATAACGGGAGCCCTGGGGGTGGCGCCGGCCTCCGAATCCGACGAGACGCATTCGGAGCAGGAGATCCGCCAGCTCATCGCCCAGAGTACCCGGCAAGGAGTCTTGGAACACGACGAGGAGGAGATGATCGAGGGCATCTTCGAGCTCGAGGACACGCCGGTGCGTGAGATCATGGTTCCGAGGCCTGATGTCGCCGTGCTACCGGCCGGGATGGGCCTGGAGGAGCTTTTCGCCGTCGCAGCGGAGGGCCATCACACCCGCTACCCGGTCCAGGAGGATGACTCGCCGGACAGGGTACTCGGGATGGTCCACGTCAAGGACGTGCTCCGGGCCGTGAGGGCGGAAGGGCCGGGGGCGAGGGTGACGGCCCGCGACCTCGTGCGAGAGGTCTTGACGGTCCCCGAGAGCAGGCGCGTCAGCGACGTGCTCAGGGACCTGAGGCAGCGGGAGATACGGGTCGCCATCGTCATCGATGAGTGGGGCTCCTTCGAGGGCCTGGTCACCGTCGAAGACATCGTCGAGGAGATAGTCGGCGAGCTTCGCGACGAGTTCGACGAAGAAGAGCCGCTCGTCCGCGAGATCGCCGACGGTTACCGGATGGACGGCCGCACCCCGATAGGGGTCGTCAACGAGGTTCTCGACTCCGAACTCGCCAGCGAGGAGTTCGAGACCGTGGGCGGCTTTGTCTTCGGCCAACTCGGACACGCCCCATCGGTCGGCGACGAGGTGCGCCTCGACGGCCACCTCCTGCGCGTGGAAGAGGTGGACGGGGCCCGCATCGTGAGCGTGGCCGCGCGGAGGAACCCGGGTTAA